Part of the Roseofilum capinflatum BLCC-M114 genome, TCGGGGATGCCACGGTGATTGTTTTGGCGGCAACCAACCGCCCGGAAGCCCTGGATGCTGCCCTGTTGCGCCCCGGACGCTTCGATCGCCAAGTGCTGGTAGACCGACCGGATTTAGCGGGACGGTTGACAATTTTAGAAATTTATGCTAAGAAAGTCAAGCTCGGAGAAGATGTTGATTTGAAGGCGATCGCCACCCAAACCCCCGGATTTGCCGGCGCAGATCTAGCCAACCTGGTGAATGAAGCTGCACTACTCGCTGCTCGGAACCACAGGGAAACCGTATCCCAAGCCGATTTTAAGGAGGCGATCGAGCGCGTCATTGCCGGACTAGAGAAAAAGAGCCGCGTATTGAGCGATCGCGAGAAAAAACGAGTCGCCTACCATGAAGTCGGCCATGCTTTGGTCGGAGCCTTAATGCCCGGAGGCAGCAAAGTCGCCAAAATCTCCATCGTTCCCCGTGGCTTATCCGCCCTCGGCTACACCCTCAAACTGCCCACCGAAGACCGCTTCCTGATGGAAGAATGGGAACTGCGCGACCAAATAGCCATGTTACTCGGCGGACGAGCAGCCGAAGAACTCATTTTCAACACCATATCCACCGGAGCCTCCGACGATCTACAACGAGCCACCAACCTCGCCGAACAAATGGTCACCACCTACGGCATGAGCAAAGTATTAGGCCCCCTAGCCTATCAAAAACTCTCCTCTGGTAACTTCCTCGGCAATGGCAGTGGAAATACTCGCCGCATGATGAGCGACGACACCGCCCAAACCATCGATCGCGAAGTCAAAGAAATCGTCGAACAAGGATACGAAAAAGCCTTTAGCATTTTGTCCCACAATCAAGACCTGATGGAAAAAATGACCCAAGAACTCTTACAAACCGAAGTCTTAGAAGGGGAGCAACTGCAAATTTGGCTCGATCAGGTCAGTCCCGTTTCTTCGCGATCGTAGATATAGCGCTTTCCGCTTCGCGGACATGAACGCGCTAGGGAATAGGGAATAGGGAATAGGGAATAGGGAATAGGGAATAGTGCGATTCGTTCGCTAGAAACTACGCTAATTCATTAGC contains:
- the ftsH gene encoding ATP-dependent zinc metalloprotease FtsH, translated to MSIKKKPKLPRPQQIGWILVGVSGVILAVNYILPQFLRPKLPTVPYSEFLSQVKNNQISGVQIGSKEIRYRLKSENGAEELGPLLSTTPVFDPELVNRLEANGVLFQAAPPPTNTWFAVLLNWVIPPIILVVAFQFFLNRGNSQSLAISKSKAKIYVEGEAGKITFADVAGVEEAKVELAEIVEFLKSPDRFKTIGARIPKGVLLVGPPGTGKTLLAKAVAGEAKVSFFSISASEFVELFVGTGAARVRDLFEQAKKKAPCIIFIDELDAIGKSRSSGAGQSGSNDEREQTLNQLLTEMDGFGVGDATVIVLAATNRPEALDAALLRPGRFDRQVLVDRPDLAGRLTILEIYAKKVKLGEDVDLKAIATQTPGFAGADLANLVNEAALLAARNHRETVSQADFKEAIERVIAGLEKKSRVLSDREKKRVAYHEVGHALVGALMPGGSKVAKISIVPRGLSALGYTLKLPTEDRFLMEEWELRDQIAMLLGGRAAEELIFNTISTGASDDLQRATNLAEQMVTTYGMSKVLGPLAYQKLSSGNFLGNGSGNTRRMMSDDTAQTIDREVKEIVEQGYEKAFSILSHNQDLMEKMTQELLQTEVLEGEQLQIWLDQVSPVSSRS